ATAGGTATAACCTGCCGCCGTAAAGAGCTTCCCAACCACTGCTTGGTCATTAATCGCTCGAAATAAAACAATCACACCCAGCAATAAAAAGGCAAAGCTGAAATGCACTTTATACCTGATTTTTCGCTTTTGTTCTTCTGACCATTCTGTACGTTTATTCATGTCCAGGAAATCAATGCAAAACGATGTGGTTAAGGAGGTGAGCGCTCCATCCGCACTGGGATAAGCAGCCGAAATTAATCCGATTATAAAAACCAAACCTGCGAATGGACCAAGGTATTTTAATGCGATGAGTGGAAACAACTCATCTGTTTTTGCCGGTATTTCGATGCCCTTATTTTTTGCGTAGATATAAAGTAAGGCTCCTAAACTCAAGAATAAAAAATTCACGAAAACCAACACAAAACTAAATGTGAACATATTTTTTTGCGCTTCTCCAATATTTTTGCAGCTCAAATTCTTTTGCATCATCTCCTGATCCAAACCGGTCATCACAATAGCAATAAAAGCTCCGCTCACAAATTGTTTAAGAAAAAAACGCTTATCATTAAAATCAAAAAACAATACTTGCGAATACTCACTTGATTTAACCGCTTGAACCATTTCACCAAAACTGAAATTTAATTGTTGGCTTATTAGAATTACCGAAATCACAACCCCCAACAGCATAAAAGTAGTTTGTAAAGTATCTGTCCAAATAATTGTTTTTATCCCGCCTTCATAAGTATAAAGCAGTATAAGCAAAATAAATCCGGCAACGGTTGCTATGAAAGGTACTCCCAAAGCATCAAACACAAATGCTTGTAACACCGTTACCACCAAAAACATGCGAAAAGAGGCGCCAATTGTGCGTGACAATAAAAAGAAAAATGCCCCGGTGCGGTAACTGTTGCGACCAAAACGCTGCTCCAAATAGGAATATATTGAGGTGAGTTGCAAGCGGTAATACAAAGGCAACAATACGGTGGCAATAACCGCATATCCCGCCAAATAACCCAATACTACCGTTAAATACGAAAACTGCGTGCTTCCTACCCATCCCGGCACCGACATAAAAGTTACCCCGCTTAAGGAAGCTCCAATCATACCATAGGCAACTACATACCATGGCGATGTTTTATTCCCTAAAAAATAGCCCGAATTAGTCGCATTTCTGCTGGTAAGCCAAGTAATAAAAAAAAGAAGTAAGGAATAAATTCCAACACAAATTAATATCGAAATGGGTGTCATTTTTTGCTTTTATATCTTTTCAAAACAAGAATAACGAATAATTGCTTGGCTATTGAATTGAAATAAAATAATTTCTAACAGTTGTTGCTGATAAATTTTTGTTAACGGGCTAAAGTTAAATTTCATTGAATCGCTAAATTGTCATTGGTAAGATTGACTATCATTGCTAACCACTTGCTACTTTTGTTTTATAGCCATACATTTACCTCATGAATTTTTCTTCAAAACTAATTGACAATGCAGTAACCCAATTTTCTTCCTTACCCGGAATTGGAAAAAAAACCGCATTGAGACTCGTTTTGCATTTGTTAAAGCAAGAAAGCACAGAAGTGGAAGCTTTTGGTAATGCCTTTATTAAAATGCGAAATGAAATAAAATATTGTAACAATTGCCATAATATTTCAGATGCCGCCTTATGCGAAATTTGCTCCAACCCTAACCGCAATCATTCCATTATTTGCGTAGTGGAAGACATTCGCGATGTAATTGCCATCGAGAGCACCAATCAGTTTAACGGAACCTACCATTTATTGGGTGGAATTATTTCGCCGATGGAAGGCATTGGTCCAAAGGATTTAAATATTGAAACACTAATTAATCGTGTTTCTGGCGGCGAGGTAAAAGAAATTATTATGGCCTTGAGTACCACCATGGAAGGCGATACAACCAATTTCTATTTGTATAAACGCCTTAAAGATTTCAACCTAACCATCTCAACCATTGCACGTGGAATTGCAGTAGGCGATGAGTTAGAATATGCCGATGAGATTACACTTGGCCGTTCTATCCTACAACGCACACCATACGAAAGCTCCTTGTTGCTCAAATAATTTCCTTGCGCCGGATTAATGAAACTCAGCATCATCATTGTTAATTACAACGTAGAATATTTTTTGGAGCAATGCCTGCATGCTGCCCTAAAAGCCGCCAAAAATATTTCCTGCGAAATAATTGTGGTCGACAATAATTCGGTAGATGGCTCTGTTGCCATGGTAGAGGAGAAGTTTAAAGGTGTAACTCTCATAGCAAATAAAAAAAACACCGGATTCAGCTACGCAAATAATCAGGCAATAAAACAAGCTGCTGGAGAGTACATTTTGCTGCTTAACCCGGATACTGTGGTAGAAGAAAATACCTTCGAAAAAGTGCTTGCATTTATGGATGCACACCCTGAAGCCGGTGGACTTGGCGTGAAAATGCTGGACGGAAAAGGAAACTTTTTGCCCGAAAGCAAGAGAGGTTTACCTACTCCTTTAGTTGCCTTTTTCAAAATTTTTGGATTGTCTAAACTCTTTCCAAAATCCAGGCTTTTTGGCAAATACCATCTTGGATATCTCGATAAGGACAAAACACATGAAGTAGATATACTTAGCGGTGCTTTCATGCTCTTACGCAAATCCGTTTTAGATAAAATTGGTGCCTTGGACGAAGCCTTTTTTATGTATGGCGAAGACATCGATTTATCGTACCGCATTCTTAAAGCCGGTTACAAAAATTATTACTTCGCCGATACACGTATCATTCACTATAAAGGCGAAAGCACTAAAAAAAGCAGCATCAATTATGTGTTTGTTTTTTACCGAGCAATGGTCATTTTTGCAGAAAAACATTTTTCAAAAAACAATGCAAAAGCTTTTTCATTTCTCATTAACATCGCCATCTATTTTAGAGCATTTGTAGCTATTTTTGCCCGCTTAGCGCGACAATTATTTTTGCCGGTGTTAGATGCCTTACTTGTTTTTATTGGGATTTTCTTTATTAGTAATTATTGGGAACACCATGTAAAATTTTTGGATGGAAGCCAATACCCTAGCGAGTTTATCGGAATCGCCGTTCCAATATATATTTTCATTTGGCTCCTTTCCATTTATTTTTGTGCAGGTTACGACAAACCTATTCGACTAAATAAAATTGTCAAAGGAATTGTTGTTGGCACCGGAATAATTTTAATTATCTACGCGCTTCTACCCGAAAATTATCGCTTTTCTCGTGCACTTATTTTAATGGGTGCTGCATGGGCTTTGTTTGCCATACTCAGTTTTCGAATCGGTTTACATCTTTTGAAATTTAAGAACTTCAACATCACTACTAAAAACAAAAAGCGATTTGCCATAGTTGGCGATGAAGAAGAGAGTTCACGCGTTTCGAAATTACTTTCCCAAACTTCGCTCATTCCGGGTTTTGTAGGACTTGTTTATCCCGAAAATGGGAATCCTAAAAAAAACCCAAATTACGTGGGTTCTATGGAACAGGTAAAGGAAATTATTGAAATTTATAAAATTGATGAACTTATTTTTTGTGCCAAAAATTTGAGCGCCCAACGCATCATCGATTACATGGCACAACTTGGTAACTCGAGTGTTGATTTTAAAATCGCACCTCCCGAAAGCCTCTATCTCATAGGAAGTAATAGCATCGATACTTCCGGTGATTTATATGTAATCGACATTAATTCCATCACTAAATTATCGAATCGCCGAAACAAACGCTTGCTCGATTTTGTTGCATCACTTTTATTTATGGCGCTTTCACCACTAATGCTTTTTGTGGTAAAAAAACCACTTCCCTTTTTAATGAATTGCTTACGCGTTATGTTTGGAAATCGCACTTGGGTGGGATATAAAATTTTACCCAACGGACACGAAGATAAACCTACCCTTAAAACCTTGCCACTCATCCGAAAAGGAATAATCAGCGCATTTGATGTACAAAAAATTTCAAACACCGATTCCGAAAACATAAAGCGAATTAACTTGTTGTATTCCAAAGATTACAGTGTTTGGAACGATGTATCCATTTTGCTTAAAGGCTTGCGGTATTTAGGCAATAAATAATCTACTAATTATTTGTTTTAGAACTGTTCATACCGCACCTTTGCAGTCCAAAATTTTACTAGTACACATGAACGATAAATTAGTATTTCGCTTTGTATTTACGCTTTCCTTAATTGTGTTTTTATTGGTTCTCCTTTTAAACAGAAAGGTATTGCCTGCTCCCACATTTGTTCCGGATGTAGCCTATTTTTTACCCAAACTAAATGCATTCCTTAATGCCACTTGCAGCCTGCTCTTAGTGATTTCGCTCTACTTTATTCGAAGAAAAAATATCGAAATGCACAAACGCATCAACATCATTACCTTTGCCTTATCCTCCGTATTTTTAATTTCTTACGTGCTCTTTCATTATTTTGTAAAAGAAACGCATTTTGGTGGCGAGGGTACAATTAAAACCATTTATTATGTAATTTTGATTAGCCATATCGTGTTAGCTGCTGTAGTGTTACCTCTTATTCTGCTTTCCTTTTACCGCGGATTGCAAATGCAAGTTATGTTGCATAAAAAGTTGGTACGTTGGAGTTATCCTATTTGGTTGTATGTTACAGTTACCGGTGTAGTTGTGTATTTAATGATTTCGCCTTATTATCAATTCTAATGAAAAAAATTGCAGTCATACTTTTTAGTTTGGGTCTAAGCTTGATACATTTTTATGCTCAAGCGCAATGTGCCATGTGTAAATCGGGAGTAGCTTCTAATTTGGAAGCAGGCGGAAACACAGGCAGAGGCATCAATACTGGAATTCTTTACTTGATGGCTATCCCCTATTTATTGATTGGCGGATTAATTGCCTATGTGTTTCGCAAACAGATTTCCGAAAAATTTAAACAAGTTAAAGCACAGTATTTCCACGCATGAATTTTTTGGATGTACTACTCGTACTACCGCTCATTTTTGCAGCATGGTGGGGCTTTACCAAGGGTTTAATTATTGAAATAGCTTCGGTTCTTGCTTTGGTTTTAGGAATTTATGGAGCGGTGGTATTTGCAAATAAAACAGCCGAGTACCTAAATAATGACTTAGATTACCATAGCTCTCACTTACACCTCATCGCTTTTCTGCTCACTTTTATTGCCATAGTAGTGGGCGTATTTTTTATGGCCAAAGTAATGGAAGGGATTGTAGCCATAACCGGTTTAAGTATTCCCAATCGCATCGCCGGCGCACTATTTGGAATCCTTAAAATGTCGATTATTTTAAGTGGCATTATTTTTATTTTAAATGAACACGCGCTCCTTTCTAAATGGTTGAGTGCCCAAATTCGGGAGCAGTCACTCTTATTAGAGCCAATAGCTAAAGTGGCTGAAAAGATTATCCCTAAGGTGAAAATGCTTTTTTCTTAAACGACATTAATTTTGATGCTCAAAATAAGCACATTTTTTATCCTTTTGTTACCTAAAACTTTCTTAAATTTGACTAAGTAAAATCAACTAAATGTCAATAAAAGAAATATTAGCTGAAATGCTTTCATTGCCAACAGAACAGCGTGCGCTTGCTGCGGATGCTCTGCTAAAAAGTTTAAACCCAATCAACGAAGAAATAAATAATCAATGGCTCAATGTGGCAAAAAGCAGATTGCAAGAACTTCGATTATCAGATTCACAAAACATTAAAGGAAATGAAGTATTTACCGAAATTTGGAAAAAGTATTCCAAATGAATTTTTCCTTTCATAAAGACGCTGCCCTTGAGTTAAATCGGGCAATCGAATATTATGAGACGTGTTCAACTGGTTTAGGATATGATTTCGCACTTGAAGTTTATGAAACAATTATAAGAATTATTGCAAACCCCCATGCTTGGCAAGAAATTGACGAAAACATTAGACGCTCACTTGTGAATAGATTTCCTTTTGGAATTCTTTATGCATGCGAAAACAATACTATCTATATTCTGGCAATAATGCATTTGCATCGAAGCCCAGATTATTGGAAAACGAGGGTCTAATTTTTATAATATAATGAATCCAAAATCGTTCAACGATTTTCTTGTTTTAGTAACTTTTCGTTACTTCCTCATAGCCGGATTAGCTTATTTGATTTACTATGTATTGCTCCGAAAAAAAATAGCTTTCAAAAAAATTCAGCTATCCTTTCCTGTTGGAAAGGATTATCGTCGCGAAATATTTTACTCTCTCAGCAGCCTTTTTATTTTTGCTGCCGCACCTTCTATCATGCTGCTTATACCGGAAATTAAGCAACACACACAATTTTATTCGGGACATTTAAGTCATGGCCAACTTTATTTTTGGCTGGCCTTTCCTATTACATTTATTCTCCACGACACCTATTTTTATTTTGCGCATCGCTTCATGCACCTTCCAAAAATGTTTGAAATTTTTCATGTTACTCACCACAAATCCACCAATCCTTCACCCTGGGCAGCTTTTGCTTTTAGCATTCCCGAAGCCATTGTAGAAGCAGGTATTTTTGTGCTGCTTTTGCTCATTATGCCCTTGTGCAAATGGCATTTATTTGTATTCTTTTTGGTGCAGATGATTTACAATGTGTATGGTCACCTTGGCTGGGAAGTGTATCCCAAAGGCTTCAGCAAAAATTGGTTTGGCAAATGGATTAACACCTCTGTTAACCATAACTTGCATCACAAATATTTTAAAGGAAATTACGGCTTGTATTTTTTATGGTGGGACAGAATTTTCGGTACTATTCGTGAAGACTACGATAGCGTTTTTGAGGAAGTGAAAAGCAGGAAAAACTAGATCAATTATTTTAAAGAAAACCGAACAGGCAATACCACCTGCACCGGAATTGCCTTCCCATCCTTCCTTCCCGGAATCCAGAGCGGCATTGCCTTTACCATACGCTTGGCTTCTTCATCACATTCGGAACATCCGGGCAAACCCTTTTTTGTTTGTATTTCAGCTAACTCACCAGTTTCCTTTACGATAAATGAAATAAAGGAGGTGCCCACATTCCCTTTTCTTTTTGCCTTAGCGGGATAAACAATCGTGTGATCCACAAATTCTGTCAACTTCACTTCACCCCCCGGAAATTGCGGTAACTCCTCTTGTTTAATTGCACTCGAATTTGCAGTTGCTTGAACATTGCCATCACTACTTTGTGCGAGCACCACTTGTGAAAAGAAAAAACAACAAATAAAGTAGATGATTTTTGAATGATTCATAGCTAGACCTTCGTTTCAAGCTCAAAGTTAAAATTAAATTCGATTGATTTTAAACCGTAAAACACATGGAAATGAATGAAGAGTTTTTACACCACATCTGGAAATTCAGATTATTTAAACAAAACAACTTAAAAACCGAAACCGGCGAAACACTCGAAATTATAAAACCCGGCGAACATAATTTTGATTCAGGTCCTGATTTCTTTAATGCAAAAATAAAATTAGATGCTACCGAATGGGCCGGAAACGTGGAGATTCATACCTTTTCTTCCGATTGGGAAAAACACCGCCACCAGCACGATAAAGCTTATGGAAATATTATTCTACATGTTGTTTATAAAGATGATAAACCATTGCCCGGTCATAAAAACAACCCAATTCCAACTTTGGTTCTTTCACCTTTTATTGATAAAAAACTGTTTGAAAAATACAGTGCTTTTAAAAGTAGCAGCGATTGGATTCCTTGTGAAAAATCGATTCATCGTGTACCTGAATTTGTCAGTTCTGCTTGGCTCGAACGCATGTTGGTGGAACGCTTGGAAGATAAATCCAACAGCATTTTGGAAACACTTAAATTAAATCAAAATAATTGGGAAGAAACCTTTTATCAGCATTTAGCCAAAAATTTTGGTTTCAAAATAAATGCTGTTCCCTTCGAATTACTTGCAAAATCCTTATCCAACGCAACATTGGCAAAACATAAAAATTCGTTGCTACAAGTCGAAGCAATGGTATTTGGGAATGCTGGATTATTGGAAAAACACTTTAAAGATAAGTACTTACAATCGCTTCAAAATGAATATCAATTCCTAAAATCAAAATTTTCGCTAAAACCTATGGAAGCGCATTTATGGAAGTTTTTACGCTTGCGCCCTGCTAATTTTCCAACCATCCGCTTAGCGCAATTTGCAGCCTTAATAAATCATTCAGAACATTTGTTCTCGCACATCCTTGAAACTGAATCGCTAAAACAACTTCACGAGCAATTAAACAGTAGTGTTTCCGACTATTGGAAAAAACATTACATCATGGAAAAGCCATCTCGCTTAAGAAACAAAACCTTGGGAAAAAGTGCCGTTGATAACCTTATTATCAATACCATAGTCCCTTTCCTATTTGTATATGGAAAATTTAAAAAACAAGAAAAATATGTCGATCGCGCACTATTATTTCTTGAAAAAACAGCTCCCGAAAAAAATCAAATCATTCAGCAATTTAATGCTTTAGGCATAACCAGCAACAATGCATTTAGAACTCAGGCATTAATTCAGCTCAAAAATAAACATTGCTCCACAAAAGGATGCTTAAACTGTGCCATAGGAAATAATCTGCTTAAAAATTAATACCTTTGCATTACCTTAACGGTTTGACAATGATAAGCAGCATTATTTCTTGGTTCGAAAAACAAGCTTTTGGCGTATGCAATTGGTGGGGCGATAAATTAGGAATCCGCTCCACAACCATCCGCATGTATTTTGTATACCTTTCCTTTTTTACGGTAGGCTCGCCGGTTATTGTTTATTTTGTGATGGCTTTCATCTTACAGCACAAGGAATATTTCAAATTTAAGCGCACAAAAAAATCAAGCGTTTGGGAAATTTAAAGTTCTGCCCGGAGCGCTCATCCTAAAACGAAAAGCCTTGTCACTACTCAATTATCCCCAGCTTCCTAAAGTTTTAACGCCGCTCTTTTTAATTGCTTTAATTATTTTTATTGGTGTAATCGGTTTCATGGGAATAGAAAGATTCTCACTGTCGGAAGCCTTTTACATGACCATTATTACCGTTGCCACTGTTGGGTTTCAGGAAGTACACCCACTTAGTGAAGCCGGGCGAATGTTTACTGCTTTGCTGATAATTACAAGTTTTGGTACCTTTGCCTACGCCATTACTTCCATCTCAAAATATGTGCTCGATGGCGAATTTCGTAACTATTTCAATAACTACAGAGTGAATACAGAAATACAAAAACTAAACCAGCACATTGTTATTTGTGGATATGGCCGTAATGGAAAACAAGCAGCTCAAGTTTTAAAAAACAAAAAGCAAAAATTTGTGGTCATTGAAAGTTCTAAGGAATTGTACGAGACCCTTTCGGCGACCAATATAGATTTGTTTATTGAAGGAGACGCCACGCAAGACGAAGTGTTACAACGTGCCGGAATAGAAAAAGCAAAGGCACTCATTACCACCTTACCGGTGGATGCTGATAACCTATTTATTGTACTTTCAGCCCGTGCGCTAAATCCAAATCTTACCATCATTTCAAGAGCATCCGACGATAATTCTGACCGGAAGCTAAAAACGGCCGGTGCCAACAATGTTATCATGCCCGATAAAATTGGAGGTGCACACATGGCATCGTTAGTTATGCAACCCGATATTATGGAATTTGTTGATTTCATTACGGGTCAAGGTGGAGATCACATAAAATTAGAAGAAATTACTTTTGAAAAATTACCCTCCAATTTTAAAAATAAATCCATACGAGAATTAGAAATCAGAAATAAATCGGGCGCAAATATCATTGGCTTTAAAACCGAAAATGGTGAATATGTTATTAATCCATCACCCGATACAATTATGATTCCTGACGCAAAACTATTTGTACTCGGTACCACCGAACAAATTGCCAAATTGAAAGATTTGTTTTCATAATAACACCAGCCAATACAGATGAAAAAAAGAATATTAATCACCGGCTCAAATGGTTTGCTCGGTCAAAAAATAGTACTTGCCTTACTCGAAAATAAAGAAGTAGAAATCATTGCCACTTCTTTAGGCGAAAACCGTTTGCCACACGAAAATGGGTATACTTACGATATGCTTGATATCACACAACAAAAACAAGTACAAGCAAGTATCGAAAAGTTTCAACCCGATGTGGTAATTAATACCGCTGCGATGACGAATGTGGATGCCTGCGAAACACAAAAAGAAGCGTGCTGGGCGCAAAATGTTAAGGCCGTTGAATACTTTATAAATGCCATTGAATCTAACGCACGTGAGCATCCCGAAAAAAATATTCATTTCATTCACCTCAGTACCGATTTTATTTTTGATGGTGAAAATGGTCCTTACAAAGAAGAAGACCCTGCTAATCCACTCAGCTATTATGCGCTTTCAAAAAATGAATCCGAAAAACTACTTTTCGCAAGTTCAATTCATTGGAGCATTTTACGAACTTGTTTGGTATATGGAATAGTAAACCGTATGAGCCGAAGCAATATTGTGCTATGGGCAAAAGATGCACTCACCAAAGCTTCACCCATTAATGTGGTGGATGATCAGTTTCGTTCTCCAACCCTTGCCGAAGACCTTGCGCAAGGATGTATACTTACAGCATTAAAGGGAAATTCAGGTGTGTATAATATTTCCGGAAAAGACACCATGAGCATTTTGGAACTGGTAAACCGTGTAGCTGACTTTTGGAAACTTAATACTTCTTGTGTTACACCTATTAAATCAAATACCTTAAATCAGGCTGCCAAACGCCCGCCGCGTACCGGCTTTATTTTAGACAAAGCGGTTCGAGAATTAGGATATGCGCCGCATTCCTTTGCCGAAGGTCTCGCAATTTTAGATAAGCAATTGCATTAAAAAAGGGCTTCTTGATTTCTCAGGAAGCCCTTTTTATATTATCATTACGTTACTATTTCATCAATTTTGCATCGGCTATAACTTTCTCACCGCGCTTTACATAATCGTCGTTTTTATCCTCTTTAGCCAAGGCCACAACTTTGGTTGCTGTTTCAATAGCTCCTTTAGCATCCTTCATTTTTAATTGGATTTTTGATTTAAGCAATACTACCCAATATGCTTTATCATCTTGCTCTATAGCCTTATTCACCCATTCAAATGCTTGTTTGATATCCTTATCGTTTTCGAAATAATAGTTTGCTGCTTGAAAATAAGGACGCTTATCAGCAGGAGCCATAGCTGTTTCGATATTCTTCATAATTTTTGAATCAATATCTGTAGTAACAGGAATTGCAACTCGTGTATTCTCCCACTGCAGCTCCACATTCATCGATGTACTGTTAACATTAGTGAAACTAATGGTGAAAGTTTCAACCTTATCAGCCATTTTTGCAGCCTTTACTTTAATTCGAAACAATTCATTCTCAGCCTTGTAGTCGTTTACATTACCACCAAGAGTTAAGTCCTTGTAAAATAATATTTGCCACTCTTCTTTATCGGGTATGGTATA
This portion of the Bacteroidota bacterium genome encodes:
- a CDS encoding sodium:solute symporter — translated: MTPISILICVGIYSLLLFFITWLTSRNATNSGYFLGNKTSPWYVVAYGMIGASLSGVTFMSVPGWVGSTQFSYLTVVLGYLAGYAVIATVLLPLYYRLQLTSIYSYLEQRFGRNSYRTGAFFFLLSRTIGASFRMFLVVTVLQAFVFDALGVPFIATVAGFILLILLYTYEGGIKTIIWTDTLQTTFMLLGVVISVILISQQLNFSFGEMVQAVKSSEYSQVLFFDFNDKRFFLKQFVSGAFIAIVMTGLDQEMMQKNLSCKNIGEAQKNMFTFSFVLVFVNFLFLSLGALLYIYAKNKGIEIPAKTDELFPLIALKYLGPFAGLVFIIGLISAAYPSADGALTSLTTSFCIDFLDMNKRTEWSEEQKRKIRYKVHFSFAFLLLGVIVLFRAINDQAVVGKLFTAAGYTYGPLLGLYAFGLFLKRPVKDKIVPYICIASPIVCYVLSENSEKWLGGYKFGFELLILNGLLTFLGLLAISKQEKASS
- the recR gene encoding recombination protein RecR; the protein is MNFSSKLIDNAVTQFSSLPGIGKKTALRLVLHLLKQESTEVEAFGNAFIKMRNEIKYCNNCHNISDAALCEICSNPNRNHSIICVVEDIRDVIAIESTNQFNGTYHLLGGIISPMEGIGPKDLNIETLINRVSGGEVKEIIMALSTTMEGDTTNFYLYKRLKDFNLTISTIARGIAVGDELEYADEITLGRSILQRTPYESSLLLK
- a CDS encoding glycosyltransferase, whose amino-acid sequence is MKLSIIIVNYNVEYFLEQCLHAALKAAKNISCEIIVVDNNSVDGSVAMVEEKFKGVTLIANKKNTGFSYANNQAIKQAAGEYILLLNPDTVVEENTFEKVLAFMDAHPEAGGLGVKMLDGKGNFLPESKRGLPTPLVAFFKIFGLSKLFPKSRLFGKYHLGYLDKDKTHEVDILSGAFMLLRKSVLDKIGALDEAFFMYGEDIDLSYRILKAGYKNYYFADTRIIHYKGESTKKSSINYVFVFYRAMVIFAEKHFSKNNAKAFSFLINIAIYFRAFVAIFARLARQLFLPVLDALLVFIGIFFISNYWEHHVKFLDGSQYPSEFIGIAVPIYIFIWLLSIYFCAGYDKPIRLNKIVKGIVVGTGIILIIYALLPENYRFSRALILMGAAWALFAILSFRIGLHLLKFKNFNITTKNKKRFAIVGDEEESSRVSKLLSQTSLIPGFVGLVYPENGNPKKNPNYVGSMEQVKEIIEIYKIDELIFCAKNLSAQRIIDYMAQLGNSSVDFKIAPPESLYLIGSNSIDTSGDLYVIDINSITKLSNRRNKRLLDFVASLLFMALSPLMLFVVKKPLPFLMNCLRVMFGNRTWVGYKILPNGHEDKPTLKTLPLIRKGIISAFDVQKISNTDSENIKRINLLYSKDYSVWNDVSILLKGLRYLGNK
- a CDS encoding DUF420 domain-containing protein, with translation MNDKLVFRFVFTLSLIVFLLVLLLNRKVLPAPTFVPDVAYFLPKLNAFLNATCSLLLVISLYFIRRKNIEMHKRINIITFALSSVFLISYVLFHYFVKETHFGGEGTIKTIYYVILISHIVLAAVVLPLILLSFYRGLQMQVMLHKKLVRWSYPIWLYVTVTGVVVYLMISPYYQF
- a CDS encoding CvpA family protein, with translation MDVLLVLPLIFAAWWGFTKGLIIEIASVLALVLGIYGAVVFANKTAEYLNNDLDYHSSHLHLIAFLLTFIAIVVGVFFMAKVMEGIVAITGLSIPNRIAGALFGILKMSIILSGIIFILNEHALLSKWLSAQIREQSLLLEPIAKVAEKIIPKVKMLFS
- a CDS encoding addiction module protein; the protein is MSIKEILAEMLSLPTEQRALAADALLKSLNPINEEINNQWLNVAKSRLQELRLSDSQNIKGNEVFTEIWKKYSK
- a CDS encoding type II toxin-antitoxin system RelE/ParE family toxin, coding for MNFSFHKDAALELNRAIEYYETCSTGLGYDFALEVYETIIRIIANPHAWQEIDENIRRSLVNRFPFGILYACENNTIYILAIMHLHRSPDYWKTRV
- a CDS encoding sterol desaturase family protein, with translation MNPKSFNDFLVLVTFRYFLIAGLAYLIYYVLLRKKIAFKKIQLSFPVGKDYRREIFYSLSSLFIFAAAPSIMLLIPEIKQHTQFYSGHLSHGQLYFWLAFPITFILHDTYFYFAHRFMHLPKMFEIFHVTHHKSTNPSPWAAFAFSIPEAIVEAGIFVLLLLIMPLCKWHLFVFFLVQMIYNVYGHLGWEVYPKGFSKNWFGKWINTSVNHNLHHKYFKGNYGLYFLWWDRIFGTIREDYDSVFEEVKSRKN
- a CDS encoding energy transducer TonB, whose amino-acid sequence is MNHSKIIYFICCFFFSQVVLAQSSDGNVQATANSSAIKQEELPQFPGGEVKLTEFVDHTIVYPAKAKRKGNVGTSFISFIVKETGELAEIQTKKGLPGCSECDEEAKRMVKAMPLWIPGRKDGKAIPVQVVLPVRFSLK
- a CDS encoding DUF2851 family protein, yielding MNEEFLHHIWKFRLFKQNNLKTETGETLEIIKPGEHNFDSGPDFFNAKIKLDATEWAGNVEIHTFSSDWEKHRHQHDKAYGNIILHVVYKDDKPLPGHKNNPIPTLVLSPFIDKKLFEKYSAFKSSSDWIPCEKSIHRVPEFVSSAWLERMLVERLEDKSNSILETLKLNQNNWEETFYQHLAKNFGFKINAVPFELLAKSLSNATLAKHKNSLLQVEAMVFGNAGLLEKHFKDKYLQSLQNEYQFLKSKFSLKPMEAHLWKFLRLRPANFPTIRLAQFAALINHSEHLFSHILETESLKQLHEQLNSSVSDYWKKHYIMEKPSRLRNKTLGKSAVDNLIINTIVPFLFVYGKFKKQEKYVDRALLFLEKTAPEKNQIIQQFNALGITSNNAFRTQALIQLKNKHCSTKGCLNCAIGNNLLKN
- a CDS encoding PspC domain-containing protein, which translates into the protein MISSIISWFEKQAFGVCNWWGDKLGIRSTTIRMYFVYLSFFTVGSPVIVYFVMAFILQHKEYFKFKRTKKSSVWEI
- a CDS encoding potassium channel protein, which gives rise to MGIERFSLSEAFYMTIITVATVGFQEVHPLSEAGRMFTALLIITSFGTFAYAITSISKYVLDGEFRNYFNNYRVNTEIQKLNQHIVICGYGRNGKQAAQVLKNKKQKFVVIESSKELYETLSATNIDLFIEGDATQDEVLQRAGIEKAKALITTLPVDADNLFIVLSARALNPNLTIISRASDDNSDRKLKTAGANNVIMPDKIGGAHMASLVMQPDIMEFVDFITGQGGDHIKLEEITFEKLPSNFKNKSIRELEIRNKSGANIIGFKTENGEYVINPSPDTIMIPDAKLFVLGTTEQIAKLKDLFS
- a CDS encoding SDR family oxidoreductase — its product is MKKRILITGSNGLLGQKIVLALLENKEVEIIATSLGENRLPHENGYTYDMLDITQQKQVQASIEKFQPDVVINTAAMTNVDACETQKEACWAQNVKAVEYFINAIESNAREHPEKNIHFIHLSTDFIFDGENGPYKEEDPANPLSYYALSKNESEKLLFASSIHWSILRTCLVYGIVNRMSRSNIVLWAKDALTKASPINVVDDQFRSPTLAEDLAQGCILTALKGNSGVYNISGKDTMSILELVNRVADFWKLNTSCVTPIKSNTLNQAAKRPPRTGFILDKAVRELGYAPHSFAEGLAILDKQLH
- a CDS encoding DUF2911 domain-containing protein; this encodes MKKTRTFLTVALLAFSTGIFAQALKTPAPSPNQTIKQAFGLADVSIDYSRPGAKGRVVFGDLVPFGKTWRTGANAATKITFGDDVKIMENALAAGTYAIYTIPDKEEWQILFYKDLTLGGNVNDYKAENELFRIKVKAAKMADKVETFTISFTNVNSTSMNVELQWENTRVAIPVTTDIDSKIMKNIETAMAPADKRPYFQAANYYFENDKDIKQAFEWVNKAIEQDDKAYWVVLLKSKIQLKMKDAKGAIETATKVVALAKEDKNDDYVKRGEKVIADAKLMK